The Mangifera indica cultivar Alphonso chromosome 8, CATAS_Mindica_2.1, whole genome shotgun sequence genome has a window encoding:
- the LOC123223779 gene encoding exportin-2-like yields the protein MEWNPETLQNLSQCFLHTLSPSPEPRRAAEQSLAEASERPNYGLAVLRLVAEPTVDEQIRQAAAVNFKNHLRSRWAPSSDSGSTLTAILDPEKEQIKALIVTLMLTSTPRIQSQLSEALAIIGKHDFPKFWPTLLPELVANLRKASESNDYVSVNGILGTANSIFKKFRYQYKTNDLLLDLKYCLDNFAAPLLEIFLKTAALIDSTASSVGAAATLKLLLESQRLSCRIFYSLNYQELPEFFEDHMSEWMSEFKKYLTTNYPTLESSGDGLGVVDELRAAVCENISLYMKINEEEFQGYLNDFALAVWTLLGSVSQSSSRDTLAVTAIKFLTAVSTSVHHTLFSGEGVIPQICQSIVIPNVRLRDEDEELFEMNYVEFIRRDMEGSDVDTRRRIACELLKGVATHYKQKVMEIVSVQVQNLLSSFGANPVVNWKDKDCAIYLVVSLATKKAGGTSVSTDLVDVQGFFTSVIVPELQNQDVNAFPMLKAGALKFFTMFRSQIPKLHAFQLFPDLVQFLGAESNVVHSYAASCIEKLLLVKDEGGGARYNSADITPYLPVLMTNLFNALKFPESEENQYIMKCIMRTLGVAEISSEVAGPCISGLTTILNEICKNPKNPIFNHYLFESVAVLVRRACQRDPSLITAFEASILPSLQMILQNDVIEFLPYAFQLLAQLVELNRPPVAANYMEIFKLLLLPESWKRSSNVPALVRLLQAFLQKVPHEIIQEGRLSQVLGIFNMLVASPSTDEQGFYVLNTVIECLEYNAISSYIVHIWNALFTRLQKNRTIKFIKSFLIFMSLFLIKHGFANLVNTMNAVQPDVFLVIVEQFWIPNLKLITGSIEVKLTAVASTRLICESPVFLDGAALRLWGKMLDSIVSLLSRPEEERVEEEPEMPDIAENVGYTAAFVSLFNAGKKEEDPLKDIRDPKEFLVASLARCSATSPGRYPQIISENLEAANQTTLLQLCNTYNCPIV from the coding sequence ATGGAGTGGAATCCAGAAACTCTCCAGAACCTTTCTCAATGCTTCCTCCACACGCTGTCTCCGTCCCCCGAGCCGCGCCGCGCCGCAGAACAATCTTTGGCTGAAGCCTCGGAAAGGCCCAACTACGGTCTCGCAGTTCTCCGCTTGGTAGCTGAGCCAACAGTCGATGAACAGATTCGCCAAGCCGCCGCTGTCAACTTCAAGAACCACCTACGGTCTCGCTGGGCCCCTTCCTCTGACTCTGGCTCCACTCTCACTGCAATACTGGATCCTGAGAAGGAGCAAATCAAAGCCCTAATCGTGACTCTAATGCTCACTTCGACGCCGCGAATTCAGAGTCAGCTCAGCGAGGCCCTAGCCATCATCGGCAAGCACGATTTTCCCAAATTTTGGCCCACTTTACTTCCCGAACTCGTCGCCAATCTCAGAAAAGCGTCTGAATCCAACGATTACGTTTCCGTCAACGGTATTCTCGGAACTGCAAACtctatttttaagaaatttcgATACCAATACAAAACAAATGACCTTTTATTAGATTTGAAATACTGTCTCGATAATTTTGCCGCTCCATTATTAGAAATATTTCTTAAAACTGCTGCATTAATTGATTCAACTGCAAGTTCTGTTGGGGCGGCTGCAACTCTTAAGTTGCTTTTAGAGTCTCAAAGATTGAGCTGTAGGATATTTTATTCGCTGAATTACCAAGAGTTGCCTGAGTTTTTTGAGGATCATATGAGTGAGTGGATGAGTGAATTCAAGAAATATCTAACAACAAATTATCCTACACTTGAGAGTAGTGGTGATGGACTTGGCGTGGTTGATGAGCTTAGGGCTGCAGTGTGTGAGAATATCAGtctttatatgaaaattaacgAGGAAGAGTTCCAGGGTTACTTAAATGATTTTGCTCTTGCTGTCTGGACTTTATTAGGGAGTGTGTCACAGTCTTCTAGTCGTGATACATTAGCTGTTACAGCAATTAAGTTTTTGACTGCTGTGAGTACAAGCGTGCACCACACATTGTTTTCTGGTGAAGGAGTTATACCTCAGATTTGTCAGAGTATTGTGATTCCAAATGTGAGGTTGAGAGATGAGGATGAAGAGCTTTTTGAGATGAATTATGTTGAGTTTATTAGGAGGGATATGGAGGGTAGTGATGTTGATACTAGAAGGAGGATTGCATGTGAACTACTTAAAGGTGTTGCAACACATTATAAGCAAAAGGTAATGGAAATAGTTTCAGTTCAAGTACAGAATCTATTAAGCTCATTTGGTGCTAACCCTGTTGTAAATTGGAAGGACAAGGATTGTGCCATATATTTAGTTGTCTCACTTGCCACGAAGAAGGCTGGGGGCACTTCTGTTTCGACTGATCTTGTTGATGTTCAGGGCTTCTTTACATCAGTTATTGTTCCAGAGTTGCAAAATCAGGATGTGAATGCATTTCCGATGCTTAAAGCTGGTGCTCTTAAATTCTTTACAATGTTTAGAAGTCAGATACCAAAGCTCCATGCATTTCAATTGTTTCCGGACTTGGTTCAGTTCCTTGGTGCAGAGTCAAATGTGGTTCATTCTTATGCTGCTAGTTGTATAGAAAAACTCTTGCTGGTCAAGGATGAGGGGGGAGGAGCAAGGTACAATTCAGCGGATATAACTCCATATCTTCCAGTGCTGATGACCAACCTTTTTAATGCTCTGAAGTTTCCGGAATCTGAGGAGAATCAGTACATAATGAAGTGTATAATGCGGACTCTTGGGGTTGCAGAGATTTCCAGTGAGGTTGCTGGACCCTGCATTTCTGGTTTGACGACTATTCTGAATGAAATTtgcaaaaatccaaaaaatccaatttttaatCATTATCTCTTTGAGTCAGTAGCTGTTCTTGTCAGACGGGCATGCCAGAGGGATCCCTCTCTCATAACAGCTTTTGAAGCTAGCATTCTGCCCAGCCTCCAGATGATTTTGCAAAATGATGTGATTGAGTTCTTGCCGTATGCATTCCAGCTGTTGGCTCAGCTTGTTGAGTTGAATAGGCCACCTGTTGCCGCAAACTACATGGAGATTTTTAAGCTTCTCCTTCTGCCTGAATCCTGGAAGAGATCTTCAAATGTTCCAGCTCTTGTGCGTTTGCTTCAGGCCTTCCTTCAGAAGGTACCTCATGAAATCATCCAAGAAGGCAGGTTGAGCCAGGTGCTTGGGATATTCAACATGCTTGTGGCATCCCCAAGCACTGATGAACAAGGCTTTTATGTGCTAAACACTGTTATTGAGTGTCTTGAATATAATGCCATTTCTTCATACATTGTTCACATCTGGAATGCCCTTTTTACACGCCTCCAGAAGAATCGgacaatcaaatttatcaagtCCTTTCTGATTTTTATGTCACTGTTTCTTATCAAGCATGGTTTTGCAAACCTTGTCAATACAATGAATGCTGTTCAGCCTGACGTATTTTTAGTAATTGTAGAGCAGTTTTGGATACCAAATCTTAAGTTGATCACAGGCTCCATTGAAGTTAAGTTGACTGCTGTTGCTTCAACCAGACTCATCTGTGAATCTCCTGTCTTTTTGGATGGTGCTGCTCTAAGACTCTGGGGGAAGATGCTGGACAGCATTGTTAGCCTTCTTTCGCGGCCAGAGGAGGAAAGAGTTGAAGAGGAACCTGAAATGCCAGATATTGCTGAAAATGTGGGTTATACAGCTGCATTTGTTAGCCTTTTCAATGCTGGGAAGAAAGAAGAGGATCCTTTAAAGGATATAAGGGATCCAAAGGAATTCCTAGTAGCATCGTTGGCAAGATGCTCTGCCACTTCCCCTGGGAGGTATCCCCAGATCATCAGTGAAAATCTAGAGGCTGCAAATCAGACAACATTGCTTCAACTTTGCAACACTTACAATTGCCCTATAGTTTGA